In Tuberibacillus sp. Marseille-P3662, the following proteins share a genomic window:
- a CDS encoding tetratricopeptide repeat protein, with protein METREPMSIDEQRKKARVIAFNPDGDYYYQKGMTAYHRGDLHRASKYVNRAIAFEPNEPEYLCQQAAILAELENHQESIRLLKKVVDDIDDSITECFFFIANNHAYLGNYDEAIHEVQRYMALEPNGTFINEARELYKLLVLESGQEQVEEEPHVTEHEKGRQALENGHYEKAIYFFDKIINDKPEFWAAYNNLAVAYYSQGQVDKALDTLYRVLAADSGNVHALCNLATFYFQLDRREAMVEAAEVLKKLYPMFPEHQSKLGSTFFLMGEYDAAYYWLKKAQKNDRYLETAFYYWLALTAYKVGRESEAMVAWRKVNFFKDSPFHAFEYGKIREMFRADDAAINPIVRSLLEQQLLEGDYESQTFSMFMLYDFGDNQARALLSYEAGRHDLDDRYTKTIAQELLNRLSGNHFETTAIDVMLTIQQHMDGGKPDLRYYKMYGFWKQMMQDGAMHADDDVLAFAAAIDYVWKKQNKNTVTQKQIADRYQVTRYRLKKYINKVSEASIHTVES; from the coding sequence TTGGAAACGAGGGAGCCCATGAGTATTGACGAGCAAAGAAAGAAGGCACGGGTCATCGCTTTTAACCCTGACGGTGATTATTATTACCAAAAAGGGATGACGGCCTATCATAGAGGCGATTTACACCGGGCTAGCAAATATGTTAATCGTGCGATTGCCTTTGAACCTAATGAACCTGAATATTTATGTCAACAAGCAGCCATTCTTGCTGAACTTGAGAACCATCAAGAGTCCATTCGGTTGTTAAAAAAAGTTGTTGATGACATTGATGATAGCATTACCGAATGCTTCTTTTTTATCGCCAATAATCATGCCTATCTAGGAAACTATGATGAGGCGATTCATGAGGTACAGCGGTATATGGCGTTGGAACCAAATGGGACTTTTATAAATGAAGCCCGTGAATTATATAAATTGTTAGTTTTAGAATCAGGCCAGGAACAAGTTGAAGAAGAACCGCACGTCACTGAACATGAGAAAGGTCGGCAAGCATTGGAAAACGGCCATTACGAAAAAGCTATTTATTTTTTTGATAAAATTATTAATGATAAACCTGAATTTTGGGCGGCATACAATAATCTTGCAGTCGCTTATTATTCTCAAGGACAAGTGGATAAAGCTCTAGATACCCTTTATCGGGTTTTGGCCGCTGACTCGGGTAATGTCCATGCTTTATGTAACTTAGCGACGTTTTATTTTCAATTGGACCGGCGCGAAGCCATGGTTGAAGCAGCTGAGGTGCTTAAAAAATTGTATCCTATGTTTCCAGAACATCAAAGCAAATTGGGATCGACTTTCTTTCTCATGGGTGAGTATGATGCGGCCTATTACTGGTTAAAAAAAGCTCAGAAGAATGATCGTTATCTAGAAACGGCTTTTTATTATTGGTTAGCGCTCACAGCTTATAAAGTGGGCAGGGAATCAGAGGCTATGGTTGCTTGGCGGAAGGTCAACTTTTTTAAGGACAGCCCTTTTCACGCTTTTGAATATGGTAAAATAAGGGAAATGTTTCGTGCCGATGATGCAGCTATTAATCCCATTGTTCGCTCATTGTTGGAGCAACAATTATTGGAAGGGGATTATGAATCGCAGACGTTTTCGATGTTCATGCTTTATGATTTTGGTGACAATCAAGCAAGGGCCTTACTTAGTTATGAAGCCGGGCGCCATGATCTTGATGACCGTTACACCAAGACCATTGCTCAGGAACTGTTAAATCGTTTGAGCGGTAATCACTTTGAGACGACTGCGATTGACGTGATGCTGACAATTCAACAACACATGGATGGCGGTAAGCCCGATCTTCGATATTATAAGATGTACGGCTTTTGGAAACAAATGATGCAGGATGGTGCCATGCATGCTGATGACGATGTGCTTGCTTTTGCGGCGGCAATTGATTATGTTTGGAAGAAGCAAAATAAAAATACGGTCACACAAAAACAAATCGCTGATCGTTACCAAGTGACACGCTATCGACTCAAGAAGTACATTAATAAAGTATCAGAAGCGTCCATCCATACAGTTGAATCATGA
- the trxB gene encoding thioredoxin-disulfide reductase → MASTDKIYDVIIVGAGPAGMTAAVYASRANLDTVMIERGIPGGQMANTEDVENYPGFDHILGPDLSNKMFEHAKKFGAEYAYGDIKDIRDEGDYKTVVAGNKEYKALTVIVSSGAEYKKIGVPGEEELSGRGVSYCAVCDGAFFKDKNLIVVGGGDSATEEGVYLTKFAKSVTIVHRRDELRAQKILQERAFNNDKIDFIWNHTLKEIHDVDGKVGKVTLVNTQDGTESEKEIDGVFIYIGMLPLNQAVLNLGITNEEGYVETNDQMETKVPGIFAAGDLRETELRQIVTATGDGSIAAQSAQKYIETLNDKQQTS, encoded by the coding sequence ATGGCAAGCACAGATAAAATTTATGACGTCATTATTGTCGGTGCGGGTCCTGCAGGAATGACGGCAGCTGTCTACGCTTCCCGGGCTAACCTAGACACTGTCATGATTGAACGCGGGATCCCTGGTGGACAAATGGCTAATACCGAAGATGTTGAGAACTATCCAGGTTTTGACCACATTCTTGGCCCCGATCTTTCTAATAAAATGTTTGAACATGCGAAGAAATTCGGTGCTGAATATGCTTATGGCGATATTAAAGATATTCGCGATGAGGGCGATTATAAGACGGTTGTGGCCGGAAACAAGGAGTACAAAGCTTTAACCGTTATTGTAAGTTCAGGAGCAGAATACAAGAAAATCGGTGTACCAGGTGAAGAAGAATTGTCCGGACGCGGTGTTTCTTATTGTGCCGTCTGTGACGGGGCATTCTTTAAAGATAAAAACCTTATTGTTGTCGGCGGCGGTGACTCCGCTACTGAAGAAGGTGTATATCTTACAAAATTTGCAAAAAGCGTAACTATCGTCCACCGCCGTGATGAGTTGCGTGCGCAAAAGATTTTACAGGAACGTGCTTTCAATAACGATAAAATTGATTTCATTTGGAATCATACGCTTAAAGAGATCCATGATGTCGATGGAAAAGTCGGCAAAGTGACGCTTGTTAATACTCAAGATGGAACTGAAAGCGAAAAAGAGATTGACGGTGTATTTATTTATATTGGCATGCTGCCTCTGAATCAAGCTGTTTTGAACTTGGGCATTACGAACGAAGAAGGCTATGTGGAAACGAATGATCAAATGGAAACCAAAGTTCCCGGGATTTTTGCGGCCGGTGACCTTCGTGAAACCGAATTGCGGCAAATAGTTACAGCGACGGGAGACGGCAGTATCGCAGCTCAATCGGCACAGAAATATATTGAAACACTAAACGACAAGCAGCAAACCTCTTAA
- the rapZ gene encoding RNase adapter RapZ translates to MSKKDIQVIIITGMSGAGKTVATQSFEDLGFFCIDNLPPTLLPRFIDMVEESGDTLNKLALVMDLRGGEFFESLFSSIDALGNRDKIKPQILFLDASDDSLVRRYKETRRSHPLAPNGLPLDGIKKERRTLEELKGRAQHNIDTTNLKPRDLRDQLIDTFSEKNDQVFNVNVVSFGYKHGLPIDSDLVFDVRFLPNPHYVEHMRHRTGLEKDISDYVFKWTETKQFLEKLMDLLRYILPQYKREGKTQLVIAIGCTGGKHRSVALAEHIGEQISDDYPTTVSHRDMRKGKVTDHDQKKS, encoded by the coding sequence ATGAGCAAGAAAGACATTCAAGTGATCATCATTACAGGTATGTCAGGAGCAGGCAAAACCGTGGCAACTCAAAGTTTTGAGGATCTCGGTTTTTTCTGTATTGATAATTTACCACCGACATTGCTTCCAAGGTTTATTGATATGGTCGAGGAATCAGGGGATACATTGAATAAGTTGGCTTTAGTTATGGATCTCCGCGGCGGTGAATTTTTTGAGTCGTTGTTTTCCTCGATTGATGCTCTTGGAAATCGAGATAAAATTAAACCACAAATTTTGTTTTTAGATGCGAGTGATGACAGTCTTGTCCGTCGCTACAAGGAGACGCGTCGCTCACATCCACTGGCACCCAACGGTTTGCCTTTGGATGGGATTAAGAAAGAACGCCGGACGCTTGAAGAACTTAAAGGCCGGGCACAACATAACATTGATACGACCAATCTTAAGCCGCGTGATTTGCGTGACCAATTAATTGACACGTTTTCCGAGAAAAATGATCAAGTCTTTAATGTTAACGTTGTTTCATTCGGGTATAAGCACGGTCTGCCGATCGATAGTGATCTCGTGTTTGACGTCAGATTTTTACCTAATCCCCACTATGTTGAACATATGCGGCACCGTACTGGTTTGGAAAAAGATATCTCTGATTATGTTTTTAAATGGACAGAAACAAAACAGTTTTTAGAAAAACTCATGGATCTATTGCGATACATCTTACCGCAATATAAACGGGAAGGAAAAACTCAGTTAGTGATTGCTATTGGTTGTACAGGAGGTAAACACCGGTCAGTGGCTTTAGCGGAACATATCGGTGAACAAATTTCTGATGATTATCCAACCACGGTGTCACATAGGGACATGAGAAAAGGAAAGGTAACCGATCATGATCAAAAAAAATCCTAA
- a CDS encoding gluconeogenesis factor YvcK family protein, whose amino-acid sequence MIKKNPKVVAIGGGTGLSVILRGLKQHPLDITAIVTVADDGGSSGILRHELKMPPPGDIRNVIAALAETEPLFEELLQHRFTDGNGLSGHSLGNLLLAAMTNITGDFATGIRELSRVLNVKGRVLPAANQSILLNAVMTDGSVVQGESAIPTHNKKIERVFLTPSDVHPLQESLEAIREADLIVIGPGSLYTSVLPNLLVPQLGEEICRSEAKKIYICNVMTQQGETDAYTASDHIEALSNHLPNPGSCIDYVFVNNREVPDDILKLYALEGATPVLYDRQRLESFGFNLVSDHLVKFDSSIIRHDEDKIAKNLMSVLRLSDPTV is encoded by the coding sequence ATGATCAAAAAAAATCCTAAAGTCGTCGCGATTGGCGGAGGGACCGGTTTGTCAGTTATTCTCCGGGGCTTAAAACAACATCCGCTCGATATCACGGCGATTGTCACCGTTGCTGATGACGGTGGCAGTTCCGGGATCCTGAGGCATGAGCTGAAAATGCCGCCGCCTGGGGATATCCGAAACGTGATAGCCGCACTAGCTGAAACGGAACCGTTATTTGAAGAGCTCTTGCAGCACCGTTTTACTGACGGCAATGGCTTGAGCGGTCATTCACTCGGGAATCTGCTTCTCGCTGCGATGACGAATATTACCGGGGACTTTGCGACAGGCATTCGCGAATTAAGCCGTGTTCTTAATGTTAAAGGCCGGGTATTGCCGGCGGCTAATCAGAGTATTCTTTTAAATGCAGTTATGACGGATGGATCAGTCGTTCAAGGTGAATCGGCGATCCCTACACATAATAAAAAAATTGAACGCGTGTTTTTAACCCCAAGTGATGTTCATCCATTGCAGGAAAGTCTAGAAGCGATTCGTGAAGCGGATTTAATTGTCATAGGTCCAGGAAGTTTATATACAAGTGTGCTTCCGAATTTACTTGTTCCTCAACTTGGGGAGGAAATTTGCCGGTCGGAAGCGAAAAAAATATATATATGTAATGTGATGACGCAACAAGGAGAAACGGATGCTTATACAGCTTCCGATCATATTGAAGCTTTATCTAATCATTTACCTAACCCCGGTAGTTGTATTGATTATGTATTCGTGAATAACCGTGAAGTCCCTGATGACATTTTAAAACTTTATGCTTTAGAAGGCGCTACCCCTGTTCTCTATGACAGACAACGCCTCGAATCGTTTGGTTTTAATCTTGTGAGTGACCATCTCGTTAAATTTGACAGTTCTATCATTCGTCATGATGAAGACAAAATTGCTAAAAATTTAATGAGTGTTCTCCGTTTATCAGACCCAACCGTGTAA
- the whiA gene encoding DNA-binding protein WhiA, translated as MSFAAETKKELTQLALDDGCARAELAALIRMNGSISIVNKQLGLDISTENAAIARRIYSLIKHVYGFSAELLVRKKMRLKKNNVYIVRLHGEAREILGNLKIVDHSFTFTRAIANDLIKDSNGKRAYLRGAFLAGGSLNHPESSYHLEIFSSYEDHTMSLAELMNRFDLNVKILERKNGYILYMKEGEKITEFLSIIGANVALFSFEDVRIVKDMRNSVNRLVNCETANLNKTVSAAMQQVENIKLIDGVIGLDELPDKLRVVAELRVKHPDVTLRELGDLYEGGTISKSGINHRFRKLADIADRIRKGNHDPSTIKS; from the coding sequence GTGTCATTTGCCGCAGAAACAAAGAAGGAACTCACACAGTTGGCATTGGATGATGGCTGCGCGCGCGCGGAATTGGCGGCCTTAATACGTATGAATGGCTCAATCTCCATCGTTAATAAGCAGCTGGGTTTAGATATATCGACTGAGAATGCTGCCATTGCAAGAAGAATTTATTCTTTAATCAAGCATGTGTATGGTTTTTCTGCTGAATTGCTAGTGCGTAAAAAAATGCGTCTTAAGAAAAACAACGTATATATTGTCCGGTTGCACGGTGAAGCGCGTGAGATCCTAGGTAATCTGAAAATTGTCGATCATTCTTTTACGTTCACACGGGCAATCGCTAATGATCTGATTAAGGATTCAAATGGCAAGCGCGCATATTTACGAGGAGCCTTTCTTGCTGGTGGTTCTCTTAATCATCCGGAGTCATCTTATCATTTAGAGATATTCTCTAGTTATGAGGATCATACCATGTCACTCGCTGAGCTTATGAATCGCTTTGATCTTAATGTGAAAATCCTTGAAAGAAAAAACGGTTATATTTTGTATATGAAAGAGGGCGAAAAAATAACCGAATTTCTAAGTATTATCGGAGCCAATGTAGCATTATTTAGTTTTGAAGATGTTCGCATTGTCAAAGATATGCGCAACTCGGTTAATCGACTGGTGAACTGTGAAACTGCCAATTTAAATAAAACAGTCAGTGCTGCTATGCAGCAAGTAGAGAATATCAAATTAATTGACGGGGTCATTGGTCTTGATGAACTTCCGGACAAATTACGAGTGGTCGCTGAACTGCGTGTTAAACATCCTGATGTCACATTGCGAGAACTTGGGGATTTATATGAGGGTGGAACGATTAGTAAATCGGGGATTAATCACCGGTTTCGGAAACTTGCCGACATTGCCGATCGAATTCGAAAGGGAAACCATGACCCATCGACAATCAAGTCCTAA
- a CDS encoding HPr family phosphocarrier protein, with product MKEIQATVQLKNGLQARPAALFVQEANRFNSDIRLIKDGKKVSAKSIMGIMSLAVGFGMDVTVTAEGTDADEAVATLDEFLSQEQV from the coding sequence ATGAAAGAAATTCAAGCGACGGTTCAACTGAAAAACGGTTTGCAAGCCCGTCCAGCTGCCTTGTTTGTTCAAGAGGCGAACCGGTTCAATTCCGATATCCGTCTTATTAAAGATGGCAAAAAGGTGAGCGCAAAGAGTATTATGGGTATTATGAGTCTAGCTGTCGGATTTGGTATGGATGTGACAGTCACTGCTGAAGGTACTGACGCTGATGAGGCTGTTGCAACATTAGATGAGTTTTTATCACAGGAACAGGTTTAA